A DNA window from Mycobacteriales bacterium contains the following coding sequences:
- a CDS encoding SRPBCC family protein, with amino-acid sequence MTQAAAAVVRRQIVVEAPVERAFSVFTERFGDFKPPEHNLLASPIAETVFEPRVGGHIYDRAVDGSECRWARILAYEPPARVVFSWDIGPQWQIETEPENTSEVEVRFIAETPMRTRVELEHRNIDRHGPGWQAVGEGVSGDAGWPLYLTRYAALLGEGR; translated from the coding sequence ATGACGCAGGCAGCGGCCGCGGTCGTCCGTAGGCAGATCGTCGTCGAGGCACCGGTCGAACGGGCCTTCTCCGTGTTCACCGAACGGTTCGGCGACTTCAAGCCGCCCGAACACAACCTGCTCGCGTCGCCGATCGCCGAGACCGTCTTCGAACCGCGGGTCGGTGGCCACATCTACGACCGCGCCGTCGACGGCAGCGAATGCCGGTGGGCGCGGATCCTCGCCTACGAGCCACCCGCTCGCGTCGTGTTCAGCTGGGACATCGGCCCGCAGTGGCAGATCGAAACCGAACCCGAGAACACCAGCGAGGTCGAGGTCCGGTTCATCGCCGAGACCCCGATGCGCACCCGGGTCGAGCTCGAGCACCGCAACATCGACCGGCACGGCCCCGGCTGGCAGGCCGTCGGCGAAGGCGTCAGCGGTGACGCCGGATGGCCGCTGTACCTGACCCGCTACGCCGCCCTGCTTGGCGAGGGCCGCTGA
- a CDS encoding metalloregulator ArsR/SmtB family transcription factor: MGDRTRRTILDRLAERPRAVRELADDLPISRPAVSQHLKVLKDAGLVTEHAAGTRRIYRLNPVGVGALRDQLDTFWNRALASYKDVVEQPAKEKS; encoded by the coding sequence ATGGGCGATCGCACCCGGCGCACCATCCTCGACCGCCTCGCCGAACGTCCCCGGGCGGTCCGCGAGCTCGCCGACGACCTGCCGATCAGCAGGCCAGCGGTGTCCCAGCACCTGAAGGTGCTGAAAGACGCGGGGCTCGTCACCGAGCACGCGGCCGGCACCCGCCGGATCTATCGCCTCAACCCGGTCGGCGTGGGAGCACTTCGCGATCAGCTCGACACGTTCTGGAACCGTGCGCTGGCCAGCTACAAGGACGTCGTCGAACAACCGGCAAAGGAGAAGTCATGA